One stretch of Zingiber officinale cultivar Zhangliang chromosome 6B, Zo_v1.1, whole genome shotgun sequence DNA includes these proteins:
- the LOC121992223 gene encoding uncharacterized protein LOC121992223 codes for MDESWRASIGSMIPRRRSTEETRGRRGRWADSSSGGALGPDDFRDVFGGPPRTVLLHRFSGELHAPGDPKNGNFYDDPFRRPDLQRRIPRPAADGRGIQGFGSRARARMVKTEEGFYDDIFGSDCIGDRRSRSKSKSSSSVLSSEDVGPPIWAASSMAEDAILSSFTSKLRPITIPSKRYVSSPSTSAREERSIDLYPMNSYFLECKDYKKNKGHNSSELLRQRSHLGFSCCFSPPETISLETSFRKNHDEQAGSYNSYADSTSSEISSAFLVPMLSQADTEMEDVILELEGDSHRQGAGSSSYKIEINDRGMGDREGSEAIDEAIAWAKQKFWDHQVTQGDEKLDSMNQIKEDPVGIC; via the exons ATGGACGAGTCGTGGCGGGCATCGATCGGATCCATGATCCCCCGGCGGCGCTCCACAGAGGAGACGCGGGGGCGACGGGGTCGCTGGGCGGACTCCAGCAGCGGCGGCGCCCTCGGGCCGGATGACTTCCGCGACGTCTTCGGCGGGCCGCCGCGGACCGTCCTCCTGCACCGCTTCTCCGGGGAGCTCCATGCGCCCGGCGACCCCAAGAACGGGAACTTCTACGACGACCCCTTCCGACGCCCAGATCTGCAGAGGCGGATCCCTCGGCCGGCGGCAGATGGGCGAGGGATCCAGGGGTTCGGGTCCCGTGCGAGGGCCAGGATGGTGAAGACCGAGGAGGGTTTCTACGACGACATATTTGGGTCCGATTGCATCGGCGATCGGCGGTCGAGGTCGAAATCGAAGTCCTCTTCATCGGTGCTGAGCTCGGAGGACGTCGGCCCTCCGATTTGGGCAGCATCGTCCATGGCGGAGGACGCCATCCTCTCTTCCTTCACTTCTAAACTCAG GCCAATCACGATCCCCTCGAAGCGATATGTGTCTTCTCCGTCAACCTCTgcaagagaagaaaggagcattGATCTGTACCCTATGAATTCTTACTTCTTGGAGTGCAAAGACTataagaagaacaaaggtcacAATTCTAGTGAACTACTTCGACAAAGATCTCATCTTGGATTCTCCTGCTGCTTTTCTCCGCCTGAGACGATCAGCCTAGAAACCAGCTTCCGCAAGAATCACGATGAGCAAGCGGGATCTTACAATTCCTATGCTGATTCCACGTCTTCAGAAATATCTTCTGCATTTCTTGTTCCCATGCTGTCGCAAGCAGACACAGAAATGGAGGATGTGATACTGGAACTGGAAGGGGATAGCCATAGGCAAGGAGCAGGAAGCTCCTCCTACAAGATTGAAATCAACGACCGTGGCATGGGAGATAGAGAAGGATCTGAGGCCATAGATGAAGCGATTGCATGGGCCAAGCAGAAGTTTTGGGATCATCAGGTTACCCAAGGAGATGAAAAACTTGACTCCATGAATCAGATCAAAGAGGATCCAGTTGGTATTTGCTGA